One Arthrobacter sp. StoSoilB20 DNA segment encodes these proteins:
- a CDS encoding homoserine dehydrogenase — protein sequence MSEVRTLKVALLGCGNVGAQVARILIDDAEALAARSGARLELSGIAVRTIDAPRDVELPRELFTTDADTLVKDADLVIELMGGIEPARSLILTAIQNGACVVTGNKALLAQDGPTLYEEADKAGVQLSYEAAVAGAIPILRPIRDSLSGDRITRVLGIVNGTTNFILDQMDTTGAQFADALAEAQRLGYAEADPTADVEGHDAAAKAAILASLSFHTRFSLDDVYCEGITKVSAADIASAKEAGFVIKLLAIAEKIDSSDNGSGISVRVHPTLLPREHPLAAVRGAFNAVFIEAENAGELMFYGQGAGGTPTASAVLGDLVSAARRLVLGGPGRTETTTGHVPALAIDASTTSYYIGLDVADQAGVLARIAHIFAENGVSIEIMRQTIHRDSGSNVASAELKIVTHRASEAALAATVEAVKGLDVINSVTSVLRVEGV from the coding sequence ATGTCTGAAGTGCGAACCTTGAAGGTGGCCCTGCTGGGCTGTGGCAACGTTGGGGCCCAGGTCGCGCGGATTCTGATTGACGACGCCGAGGCCCTTGCTGCCCGCAGCGGCGCCCGCCTGGAACTGTCCGGGATCGCCGTGCGCACCATCGATGCTCCGCGTGACGTCGAGCTGCCCCGTGAACTCTTTACCACCGATGCCGACACCCTGGTCAAGGATGCCGACCTCGTCATCGAACTGATGGGTGGCATTGAGCCGGCGCGTTCGCTGATCCTGACGGCGATCCAAAACGGCGCCTGCGTTGTCACCGGCAACAAGGCCCTGTTGGCGCAGGACGGACCGACCCTGTACGAAGAGGCCGACAAGGCCGGGGTCCAGTTGTCTTACGAGGCCGCAGTGGCCGGGGCCATCCCCATCCTGCGTCCCATCCGTGACAGCTTGTCCGGCGATCGCATCACCCGGGTCCTCGGCATCGTCAACGGAACCACCAACTTCATCCTTGACCAAATGGACACCACTGGAGCGCAGTTCGCCGACGCCTTGGCCGAAGCCCAGCGCCTCGGTTACGCCGAAGCGGACCCGACTGCCGACGTCGAGGGCCATGACGCAGCAGCCAAGGCGGCCATCCTGGCTTCGCTGTCCTTCCACACCCGTTTCTCCCTGGACGATGTGTACTGCGAAGGCATCACCAAGGTCAGCGCCGCTGATATCGCTTCTGCCAAGGAAGCCGGATTCGTCATCAAACTGCTGGCGATTGCCGAAAAGATCGACTCCTCCGACAACGGCAGTGGCATTTCAGTACGCGTCCATCCCACACTCCTGCCCCGCGAACACCCGCTGGCAGCGGTGCGTGGCGCCTTCAACGCCGTCTTCATCGAGGCAGAGAACGCCGGTGAACTGATGTTCTACGGCCAGGGTGCAGGCGGAACCCCCACGGCCTCTGCCGTTCTGGGTGACCTCGTTTCCGCAGCACGCCGATTGGTCCTGGGCGGTCCCGGCCGCACGGAAACCACCACCGGACACGTCCCGGCCCTGGCCATCGACGCCTCCACCACGAGCTACTACATCGGCTTGGACGTCGCCGACCAGGCCGGTGTTCTGGCCCGGATCGCCCATATCTTTGCGGAAAACGGCGTCTCCATCGAGATCATGCGTCAGACGATCCACCGCGACTCCGGGTCGAACGTGGCCTCGGCTGAGCTCAAGATCGTGACGCACCGTGCATCCGAAGCTGCACTCGCAGCAACCGTCGAGGCCGTCAAGGGCCTGGACGTCATCAATTCTGTGACATCCGTACTGCGGGTAGAAGGAGTCTAA
- the prmC gene encoding peptide chain release factor N(5)-glutamine methyltransferase, with protein MTFYQGQSLADAVREATAVLSDAGVPTPRVDAELLAEHLLGGGLGRLRAMLLGDTAAPDGYEELVRERAGRVPLQHITGVAYFRYLELRVGPGVFIPRPETESVVQLVIDRLKGMPNPKVVDLGTGSGAIAGSIAHEVPGADVHAVEYSTFAHAWAAKNLEPLGVTLIQGDLRDALPDHNGTFDVVVSNPPYIPAEAIPTEPEVALHDPPEALYGGGADGMELPTAAAASAARLLKPGGYFVMEHAEVQAGWIAGMLQRTGRWNDVTTHFDLNGKERATSAVLASAASDE; from the coding sequence ATGACGTTTTACCAGGGCCAGAGCCTCGCGGACGCAGTTCGCGAGGCCACTGCCGTTCTCTCCGACGCCGGTGTGCCAACACCACGGGTGGATGCAGAATTGCTGGCCGAACACCTCCTCGGCGGAGGACTGGGACGCTTGCGGGCCATGCTTCTGGGTGACACTGCCGCCCCGGATGGCTATGAAGAACTGGTTCGTGAGCGGGCGGGCCGCGTCCCGCTGCAGCACATCACCGGTGTCGCCTATTTCCGGTACCTTGAATTGCGCGTAGGCCCCGGCGTTTTCATACCCCGCCCGGAAACGGAATCGGTGGTCCAACTGGTCATTGACCGCCTCAAGGGAATGCCGAACCCCAAAGTGGTGGACCTTGGCACCGGATCCGGAGCAATCGCCGGCTCGATTGCCCACGAGGTGCCCGGCGCCGACGTCCATGCCGTGGAATACAGTACTTTCGCGCATGCCTGGGCTGCTAAGAACCTGGAACCACTGGGCGTCACGCTCATACAGGGCGACCTCAGGGATGCGCTGCCCGACCACAACGGAACCTTCGACGTCGTCGTTTCCAATCCCCCCTACATTCCGGCAGAGGCGATTCCCACAGAACCGGAAGTCGCGCTGCACGACCCTCCCGAGGCACTGTACGGTGGGGGAGCGGACGGCATGGAACTCCCGACGGCGGCTGCAGCCTCTGCGGCCCGGCTCCTGAAACCCGGCGGCTACTTCGTGATGGAACACGCCGAAGTCCAGGCAGGCTGGATTGCCGGGATGCTGCAACGCACGGGACGTTGGAATGACGTCACCACACACTTCGACTTGAACGGCAAGGAACGTGCCACCAGCGCGGTGCTGGCAAGCGCCGCCTCTGATGAGTGA
- the thrC gene encoding threonine synthase, with product MAHQWRGVIREYADRLPVTEATKVITLGEGGTPLVHARQLSELTGSEVYLKVEGMNPTGSFKDRGMTMAMTAAVEAGAKAVVCASTGNTSASAAAYATAAGLKCAVLVPEGKISMGKLSQAIAHGATLLQVDGNFDNCLDIARKLGESYPVFLVNSVNPARIQGQKTGAFEIVDSLGDAPDIHVLPVGNAGNISAYWKGYKEYSAPFETANGTLPAVATKTPIMWGFQAAGAAPFVAGHPITEPDTIATAIRIGNPASWDTAVAARDESGGLIEAVTDEEILAAHRWLSAKEGVFVEPGSAAGVAGLIKKHAAGEVPSGKTIVITVTGHGLKDPQWALRTEDGHDVQPVKVPNDVVTVAAELGLEEK from the coding sequence GTGGCTCACCAATGGCGCGGAGTAATCCGCGAATACGCTGATCGCTTGCCTGTAACGGAAGCCACCAAGGTCATTACCCTCGGTGAGGGCGGAACGCCCTTGGTCCACGCCCGGCAGCTCTCCGAGCTCACAGGCTCCGAGGTGTACCTCAAGGTTGAAGGCATGAATCCCACGGGATCCTTCAAGGACCGCGGCATGACCATGGCCATGACAGCGGCAGTTGAAGCCGGAGCCAAGGCAGTGGTCTGCGCTTCCACCGGAAACACCTCCGCCTCTGCAGCTGCCTACGCCACTGCTGCGGGCCTGAAGTGCGCGGTGCTGGTTCCCGAAGGCAAAATCTCCATGGGCAAACTGAGCCAGGCTATCGCCCACGGCGCTACTTTGCTGCAGGTCGACGGCAACTTCGACAACTGCTTGGATATTGCCCGTAAGCTCGGCGAGTCCTACCCGGTATTCCTGGTCAACTCGGTCAACCCTGCCCGCATCCAGGGCCAGAAGACAGGTGCTTTCGAGATCGTCGATTCGCTCGGTGATGCTCCGGACATCCATGTGCTGCCAGTTGGAAATGCCGGCAACATCAGCGCCTACTGGAAGGGCTACAAGGAGTACTCCGCGCCCTTCGAGACCGCCAACGGAACCCTGCCGGCCGTCGCAACCAAGACGCCCATCATGTGGGGTTTCCAGGCTGCAGGCGCGGCACCGTTCGTCGCCGGACATCCGATCACCGAACCGGACACCATCGCAACCGCCATCCGCATCGGCAACCCCGCCTCATGGGACACGGCTGTTGCTGCCCGCGACGAATCCGGTGGACTGATTGAGGCCGTCACGGACGAGGAAATCCTTGCAGCCCACCGCTGGCTGTCAGCCAAGGAAGGTGTCTTCGTCGAACCCGGCTCAGCGGCCGGCGTCGCAGGCCTGATCAAGAAGCATGCTGCAGGCGAGGTTCCTTCGGGAAAGACCATCGTCATCACGGTTACCGGTCACGGCCTCAAGGACCCGCAATGGGCTCTCCGCACCGAGGATGGCCATGATGTCCAGCCCGTCAAGGTGCCCAACGACGTCGTCACCGTTGCCGCAGAACTGGGACTGGAAGAAAAATAA
- a CDS encoding L-threonylcarbamoyladenylate synthase: protein MTTTYNCTSDDQRAEGLQHAQRAISEKKCIVLPTDTVYGIAADAFSPLAVTMLLASKGRSRQMPPPVLIPRINALDGLATDVPADARALAQAFWPGGLTLILHAQPSLDWDLGDTKGTVALRMPDDQIALELLGLTGPLAVSSANRTGQEAAQTASEARMQLAESVEVYLEGGFRPVEGTAALPSTIVDATATPFRVVRQGAIPLESLRAIVPTILGFGETVSTEVAEPSAADAVAAAPEAEQAPEAEKAPEAEKASEVVETPEAADQAVVETPTAGDAPAEVTGAAVVEAAPEEAPLPAGDGEPQATQEAKSE from the coding sequence GTGACCACAACCTACAACTGCACTTCCGATGACCAGCGGGCTGAAGGACTTCAGCACGCCCAGCGTGCCATCAGTGAGAAGAAGTGCATCGTGCTGCCGACGGACACTGTGTACGGCATTGCCGCCGACGCCTTCTCTCCCTTGGCTGTGACCATGTTGCTGGCCTCCAAGGGACGCAGCCGGCAGATGCCTCCTCCTGTCCTGATTCCCAGGATCAACGCCCTGGATGGCCTCGCTACGGACGTCCCTGCCGATGCCCGTGCGCTGGCACAGGCATTTTGGCCGGGCGGGCTGACCTTGATCCTGCACGCGCAACCATCCTTGGATTGGGATCTGGGCGACACCAAGGGCACCGTTGCCCTGCGGATGCCCGATGACCAGATCGCGCTGGAACTTCTGGGGCTCACGGGTCCCTTGGCTGTCTCCTCGGCCAACCGCACCGGCCAGGAGGCAGCGCAGACTGCCTCCGAAGCCCGCATGCAACTGGCCGAATCCGTAGAGGTTTATCTTGAGGGCGGATTCCGGCCCGTGGAAGGTACTGCGGCGCTGCCGTCCACGATTGTGGACGCAACTGCCACCCCGTTCCGCGTAGTGCGCCAGGGAGCCATTCCCCTGGAAAGCCTCCGGGCCATAGTCCCCACCATTCTGGGCTTTGGCGAGACTGTTTCCACCGAGGTTGCGGAACCTTCAGCAGCCGATGCTGTTGCGGCGGCTCCGGAAGCGGAACAGGCTCCGGAAGCAGAAAAGGCCCCGGAAGCAGAAAAGGCTTCCGAAGTGGTTGAGACTCCGGAAGCAGCAGATCAGGCTGTCGTAGAGACTCCGACGGCGGGCGACGCACCGGCCGAGGTGACCGGGGCCGCCGTCGTCGAAGCCGCACCCGAAGAGGCCCCGCTGCCTGCCGGCGATGGGGAACCGCAGGCCACACAAGAAGCCAAATCCGAATGA
- the prfA gene encoding peptide chain release factor 1, which produces MFESVQGLLDEHAAIQAQLSDPAVYADQSAARKLGRRSAQLQGIVEAYNKWRGLNDDLEAAKEMADEDPEFAAEVVQLEEQIPAAQERLRRLLIPRDPDDARNVILEVKGGEGGDEAALFAGDLLRMYMRYAESRGWKTEMISATESDLGGYKDVAVAIKGNSNDPAQGVFARLKFEGGVHRVQRVPVTESQGRIHTSAAGVLVLPEVDEPEELEINQNDLKIDVYRSSGPGGQSVNTTDSAVRITHLPTGIVVAMQNEKSQLQNREAGMRVLRARLLAHQQEQIDAANSEQRKSQIRTMDRSERIRTYNFPENRIADHRTGYKAYNLDAVMNGDLEPVIQSAIEADEQARLDAIGE; this is translated from the coding sequence ATGTTTGAGTCCGTACAGGGATTGCTTGATGAGCATGCTGCCATCCAGGCGCAGCTGAGTGATCCTGCTGTCTATGCCGATCAGTCTGCGGCCCGGAAATTGGGGCGGCGCTCTGCCCAGCTCCAGGGCATCGTGGAGGCTTACAACAAGTGGCGCGGGCTCAATGACGATCTGGAAGCGGCCAAAGAGATGGCTGATGAAGATCCCGAATTCGCTGCGGAAGTTGTGCAGCTGGAGGAGCAGATTCCTGCGGCGCAGGAGCGTCTGCGCCGTCTGCTGATTCCGCGTGATCCCGATGATGCCCGCAACGTCATCCTCGAAGTCAAGGGCGGTGAAGGCGGCGATGAAGCTGCTTTGTTCGCCGGCGATCTTCTTCGCATGTACATGCGCTATGCCGAATCACGGGGTTGGAAGACCGAAATGATTTCAGCCACGGAGTCGGATCTTGGTGGCTACAAGGATGTTGCGGTGGCCATCAAGGGCAACTCGAACGACCCTGCTCAGGGTGTCTTCGCGCGTTTGAAGTTCGAAGGCGGCGTGCACCGCGTGCAACGTGTGCCCGTGACCGAATCGCAGGGCCGGATCCACACTTCGGCCGCCGGCGTACTGGTGCTCCCTGAAGTGGACGAGCCCGAAGAGCTCGAGATCAACCAGAATGACCTCAAGATCGATGTCTACCGGTCCTCGGGTCCGGGTGGCCAGTCCGTGAACACCACCGACTCCGCCGTACGCATCACCCACTTGCCCACGGGCATCGTGGTGGCCATGCAGAACGAGAAGTCACAGCTGCAGAACCGTGAAGCAGGCATGCGTGTCCTCCGTGCCCGCCTCCTGGCGCACCAGCAGGAACAAATCGATGCCGCCAACTCGGAGCAGCGCAAGTCGCAGATCCGTACCATGGACCGTTCGGAGCGCATCCGGACCTACAACTTCCCGGAAAACCGTATTGCGGACCACCGCACCGGGTACAAGGCGTACAACCTTGATGCGGTCATGAATGGCGACCTGGAGCCCGTCATCCAGTCGGCCATCGAGGCGGACGAACAAGCACGCCTGGACGCAATCGGCGAATAG
- the rho gene encoding transcription termination factor Rho — MTETTELASAVDTTSSAAESSTAATTKSSGLAGLKLAQLQALASQLGISGGSRMRKGDLVTAISAHRAGTSTTKAPARASAQAKGSTSAAKEAPAVETKAAAETKGKAAENSAAADAASEAPAQDAPRGRARGRSRRATSDGVVAAAAPAENTAAPAENAAAPVVEAPATPEAGETGTERRQPRTRNRRRGEAAAAPAEAAEAPAAEQREQRTDRAEQREQRTDRTEQREQRTDRAEQREQRTDRTEQREQRTDRTEQPDSGEQRERRENTRGRREDNNDGDDTGNRRNRRNRRDRNDQNDRNDRRGGQDSRDGNTRSDRFRDRNERRRGRAQGPDVDDVEVTEDDVLLPVAGILDVLENYAFIRTSGYLPGANDVYVSLAQVKKYNLRKGDAVVGAIRAPRDGEDRSQQSARQKFNALVRVTSVNGKTPEELKDRVEFAKLVPLYPSERLRLETDPKKIGPRVIDLVAPIGKGQRGLIVSPPKAGKTLILQSIANAITTNNPEVHLMMVLVDERPEEVTDMQRTVKGEVIASTFDRPADDHTTVAELSIERAKRLVEMGMDVVVLLDSMTRLGRAYNLAAPASGRILSGGVDSAALYPPKRFFGAARNIENGGSLTILATALVETGSKMDEVIFEEFKGTGNMELRLSRQLADKRIFPAVDVNASGTRREENLLSPEEVKIMWKLRRVLSGLEQQQSLELLTNKIRETQSNVEFLMQVQKTTLGAKSDNDK, encoded by the coding sequence GTGACAGAAACCACTGAGCTGGCTTCAGCTGTGGACACAACATCTTCTGCTGCTGAGTCGTCAACGGCAGCAACCACCAAGAGCAGCGGCCTTGCAGGCCTTAAGCTCGCCCAGCTTCAGGCTCTCGCGAGCCAGCTGGGCATCTCTGGGGGATCGCGGATGCGCAAGGGGGATCTGGTTACCGCCATTTCCGCCCACCGTGCCGGAACCTCCACTACCAAGGCACCTGCCAGGGCCAGTGCCCAGGCAAAGGGTTCCACCTCGGCGGCCAAGGAAGCCCCGGCAGTGGAAACCAAGGCTGCAGCGGAGACCAAGGGCAAGGCTGCCGAAAACAGTGCCGCTGCGGATGCAGCTTCCGAGGCTCCGGCCCAGGATGCTCCCCGCGGACGTGCCCGTGGCCGTAGCCGCCGCGCTACCAGCGACGGTGTCGTAGCCGCTGCTGCACCTGCCGAAAACACGGCTGCGCCTGCTGAAAACGCAGCTGCGCCGGTTGTCGAAGCTCCGGCAACGCCTGAAGCGGGGGAGACCGGCACCGAGCGTCGCCAGCCCCGTACCCGCAACCGCCGCCGCGGCGAAGCTGCTGCAGCACCCGCTGAAGCAGCCGAAGCACCTGCCGCCGAGCAGCGTGAGCAGCGCACCGATCGCGCCGAGCAGCGTGAGCAGCGCACCGACCGCACGGAACAGCGTGAGCAGCGCACCGACCGCGCCGAACAGCGTGAGCAGCGCACCGACCGCACCGAGCAGCGTGAGCAGCGCACCGACCGCACCGAGCAGCCCGATTCGGGCGAGCAGCGCGAACGGCGTGAGAACACCCGTGGCCGGCGTGAGGACAACAACGACGGCGACGACACCGGCAACCGCCGCAACCGCCGCAACCGTCGTGACCGCAACGACCAGAACGACCGCAACGATCGCCGGGGAGGTCAGGACAGCCGCGACGGGAACACCCGCAGCGACCGTTTCCGCGACCGCAACGAACGTCGCCGTGGCCGCGCGCAGGGTCCGGACGTCGACGACGTCGAGGTCACCGAGGACGACGTCCTGCTGCCCGTAGCAGGCATCCTGGACGTTCTGGAGAACTACGCGTTCATCCGTACGTCCGGTTACCTCCCCGGGGCAAACGATGTCTACGTTTCCCTGGCACAGGTCAAGAAGTACAACCTCCGCAAGGGCGACGCCGTCGTCGGCGCCATCCGTGCACCCCGCGACGGCGAAGACCGCAGCCAGCAGTCAGCCCGCCAGAAGTTCAACGCGCTGGTTCGCGTCACTTCCGTCAACGGCAAGACTCCGGAAGAACTCAAGGACCGGGTCGAGTTCGCCAAGCTCGTGCCGCTGTACCCGTCCGAGCGCCTCCGCCTTGAAACTGACCCCAAGAAGATCGGCCCGCGTGTCATTGACCTCGTGGCCCCGATCGGCAAGGGCCAGCGTGGCCTGATCGTCTCCCCGCCGAAGGCCGGTAAGACGCTCATCCTGCAGTCGATCGCGAACGCCATCACCACCAACAATCCTGAGGTTCACCTCATGATGGTTCTGGTTGACGAACGTCCCGAAGAAGTTACGGACATGCAGCGCACCGTCAAGGGTGAGGTCATTGCTTCCACCTTCGACCGCCCCGCAGATGACCACACCACGGTTGCCGAACTTTCCATCGAACGCGCCAAGCGCCTCGTTGAAATGGGCATGGACGTTGTAGTCCTCCTGGACTCCATGACCCGCCTGGGCCGCGCCTACAACCTGGCAGCACCGGCCTCCGGCCGAATCCTGTCCGGTGGTGTGGACTCCGCAGCCCTGTACCCGCCCAAGCGCTTCTTCGGTGCTGCACGCAACATCGAAAACGGCGGCTCACTGACCATCCTGGCAACGGCCCTCGTCGAGACCGGCTCCAAGATGGACGAAGTGATCTTCGAAGAGTTCAAGGGCACAGGCAACATGGAGCTCCGCTTGTCCCGCCAGCTGGCAGACAAGCGCATCTTCCCGGCCGTGGACGTCAACGCGTCCGGCACGCGCCGCGAAGAGAACCTGCTCTCGCCTGAAGAAGTCAAGATCATGTGGAAGCTGCGCCGCGTCCTTTCGGGCCTGGAGCAGCAGCAGAGCCTTGAGCTGCTGACCAACAAGATCCGGGAGACGCAGAGCAACGTCGAGTTCCTCATGCAGGTTCAGAAGACCACGCTCGGAGCGAAGTCGGACAACGACAAATAG
- the lysA gene encoding diaminopimelate decarboxylase, with translation MNTAADHASPLAPEWLAVPGDLNALQAPMWAAGVEKNDAGEVTVEGVSVSELKEQFGTPLFVMSESDFRARARAFKDAFDAAFADICGGVDVYYAGKSFLCTAVASWVAEEGLRLDTCSGGELAVAARAGIDGSNLGLHGNNKSDAEINRALDMKLGRIVVDSLDELERVAKAASSRGEAAKVMLRLTPGVHAHTHEFIATAHEDQKFGLSMAEDSTEEAGLSAAEEAVAAATSYPGIELLGLHCHIGSQIFEPDGFAVAAEKLLGFLAAMQAKYSIVLPELDLGGGYGIAYTPVDTPRPPAEIAEAMAAVVRSTCAELDIKPPRISIEPGRAIVGSTTFTLYEVGTLKTVRVDAPGAEDEHKNVTHPRRYVSVDGGMSDNARPVLYDADYSAILASRDSSAAPQLSRVVGKHCESGDIVVRDVYLPADVAAGDLLAVPGTGAYCWALSSNYNYLARPGVVAVRDGAARLIVRGETEEDLLNRDMGVANV, from the coding sequence ATGAACACAGCCGCTGATCACGCTTCTCCGCTTGCCCCCGAATGGTTGGCCGTCCCAGGGGACCTCAACGCACTTCAAGCGCCCATGTGGGCTGCCGGGGTTGAAAAGAACGACGCCGGCGAGGTCACCGTTGAAGGCGTCTCCGTCAGTGAGCTCAAGGAGCAGTTCGGAACTCCGCTGTTCGTCATGAGCGAATCGGACTTCCGTGCACGGGCCAGGGCTTTCAAGGATGCCTTCGATGCCGCCTTCGCTGACATCTGCGGGGGAGTGGATGTCTACTATGCAGGAAAGTCCTTCCTGTGCACCGCTGTGGCCAGCTGGGTGGCGGAAGAGGGCCTGCGCCTGGATACGTGTTCCGGAGGCGAACTCGCTGTCGCTGCCCGCGCTGGAATTGATGGCTCCAACCTCGGGTTGCACGGCAACAACAAGTCCGACGCCGAGATCAATCGCGCCCTGGACATGAAGCTGGGCAGGATCGTTGTGGACAGCCTCGACGAACTCGAGCGCGTTGCCAAGGCAGCTTCGAGCCGCGGCGAGGCTGCCAAGGTCATGCTGCGCCTGACTCCCGGCGTCCATGCCCACACCCATGAGTTCATCGCCACGGCCCACGAGGACCAGAAGTTCGGTCTGTCCATGGCTGAGGACTCCACGGAAGAAGCCGGCCTTTCAGCAGCCGAGGAAGCTGTGGCAGCAGCCACCTCCTACCCGGGCATCGAATTGCTGGGCCTGCACTGCCACATCGGCTCGCAGATCTTTGAGCCGGACGGTTTTGCCGTTGCAGCGGAGAAGCTTCTGGGCTTCCTTGCCGCCATGCAAGCCAAGTACTCCATCGTCTTGCCGGAATTGGACCTCGGTGGCGGCTACGGCATCGCCTATACCCCTGTTGACACGCCCCGCCCGCCAGCGGAGATCGCAGAGGCCATGGCCGCCGTCGTGCGTTCGACGTGCGCTGAACTGGACATCAAGCCGCCGCGCATCTCCATCGAACCCGGTCGCGCCATTGTCGGCAGCACCACGTTCACCCTGTATGAAGTGGGCACGCTTAAAACCGTCCGTGTCGACGCCCCAGGGGCTGAAGACGAACACAAGAACGTTACGCATCCGCGCCGGTATGTGTCGGTGGACGGCGGGATGAGCGATAACGCCCGTCCAGTGCTGTACGACGCGGATTATTCGGCCATTTTGGCCTCGCGTGACTCCTCGGCGGCTCCGCAGCTGTCCCGCGTAGTGGGCAAACATTGCGAGAGCGGCGACATAGTTGTTAGAGATGTATATCTGCCCGCGGATGTGGCAGCCGGTGATTTGCTCGCAGTACCGGGTACCGGCGCCTACTGCTGGGCCCTCTCCAGCAATTACAACTACCTGGCACGGCCTGGCGTTGTCGCTGTACGCGACGGAGCTGCCCGGCTGATTGTCCGCGGGGAAACCGAAGAAGATCTCTTGAACCGCGACATGGGAGTGGCGAATGTCTGA
- a CDS encoding WecB/TagA/CpsF family glycosyltransferase, with amino-acid sequence MIPDRQRVPVLDVDATPLRVNDLIDAMGGLIAAGTKSTVLGHNLHSITLFHSCPDVRALYGESSIVLLDGAPATLLWGLSRRRRLPPLDEGAMAYRLGSMDWIPELGKVPGLHRVAVVGAGREANTEAVARLRSIIPGATVDGMPGEGWDDALEEAVVGWLGTFRPQLVLIGLGMPLQEHVLRRRLNELPPAVYCAVGGAIEQVAGIQKLAPRWLGRLGLEWAWRLVLHPDRVAYRVFVEPWKLASLLVRRRIQPPTTKGK; translated from the coding sequence ATGATTCCGGACCGTCAGCGCGTCCCCGTCCTTGACGTCGACGCTACTCCGTTGCGCGTCAATGACCTTATTGATGCCATGGGTGGACTCATTGCTGCGGGAACCAAGAGCACGGTGCTCGGCCACAACCTGCACAGCATTACGCTGTTTCATTCCTGCCCCGATGTCCGTGCCCTCTACGGGGAAAGCTCGATCGTCCTCCTTGACGGCGCTCCGGCCACGTTGCTCTGGGGTCTCTCGCGTCGTCGCCGGCTGCCTCCGTTGGATGAGGGGGCCATGGCGTACCGGCTGGGTTCCATGGACTGGATCCCTGAGCTGGGAAAGGTCCCGGGATTGCACCGGGTTGCTGTTGTTGGTGCCGGCCGTGAGGCCAACACCGAGGCTGTTGCCCGTCTGCGGTCCATCATTCCCGGAGCCACAGTGGACGGCATGCCCGGCGAAGGTTGGGACGACGCCCTCGAGGAAGCCGTAGTGGGATGGCTGGGCACCTTCCGGCCACAACTGGTGTTGATCGGGCTGGGAATGCCGCTCCAAGAGCATGTTCTGCGTCGCAGGCTGAACGAGTTGCCGCCGGCTGTCTATTGCGCTGTCGGCGGAGCGATCGAACAGGTTGCCGGTATTCAGAAACTGGCGCCGCGTTGGTTGGGACGCTTGGGGCTCGAATGGGCCTGGCGGCTGGTCCTGCACCCGGACAGGGTTGCCTACAGGGTTTTTGTGGAGCCATGGAAGCTCGCAAGCCTGCTGGTTCGGCGCCGTATTCAACCACCCACGACCAAAGGCAAGTAA
- the thrB gene encoding homoserine kinase has translation MESTQPTATDRAFVAAGQRLTVKVPGTSANLGPGYDSLGLALSIYDTLTVETLSTGELEFELSGEGAETLPRDSSHLVVRAIDLALDRLGYQHSGLKITADNVNPHGRGLGSSASAVVAAVTAANALVPEGSRKDRDWILQLTSEMEGHPDNVAPAIFGGLALSWQDSEQYSSTKADVAPSVIPVVAVPDFELSTETARGLLPASVGHHAAAMNSGRAALLIHALTSQPAFLLPATEDYLHQSYRAQAMRPSADLISALRSAGHAAVVSGAGPTVMVLANGPGEAAVVEEFIGSYTESNTPGIGWRVMTLAVDVQGARVEVHRR, from the coding sequence GTGGAATCAACGCAGCCCACCGCGACTGATCGTGCGTTCGTCGCGGCAGGCCAGCGGCTGACGGTCAAGGTCCCCGGTACAAGCGCCAATCTGGGCCCTGGCTACGACAGCCTTGGCCTGGCCTTGTCTATTTACGACACCTTGACGGTAGAAACCCTGAGCACCGGAGAGCTTGAATTCGAGCTCTCCGGTGAGGGCGCCGAAACCCTTCCCCGGGATTCCAGCCACCTGGTGGTGCGCGCCATTGATCTTGCCTTGGATCGCCTTGGTTACCAGCACTCCGGACTGAAAATCACCGCGGACAATGTCAATCCCCATGGTCGTGGCCTCGGATCATCGGCTTCTGCCGTAGTGGCCGCAGTGACGGCCGCCAATGCCTTGGTGCCGGAGGGATCGCGGAAGGATCGCGACTGGATCCTTCAATTGACCAGCGAGATGGAGGGCCACCCGGACAACGTCGCACCCGCCATTTTCGGCGGACTGGCGCTGTCCTGGCAGGACAGCGAGCAGTACAGCAGTACCAAAGCAGACGTTGCTCCTTCGGTCATCCCGGTAGTCGCAGTCCCGGACTTTGAATTGTCCACGGAGACTGCACGTGGGTTACTCCCCGCTTCAGTGGGCCATCATGCTGCTGCCATGAATTCCGGACGTGCTGCACTGCTGATCCACGCGCTCACCTCGCAGCCGGCCTTTCTGTTGCCCGCTACCGAGGACTACCTCCACCAGAGCTACAGGGCACAGGCCATGCGCCCCAGCGCCGACCTCATCTCGGCTCTTCGTTCTGCCGGCCATGCGGCCGTTGTTTCCGGCGCAGGTCCCACTGTCATGGTGCTGGCCAACGGTCCTGGCGAAGCCGCCGTTGTCGAGGAATTCATTGGGTCCTACACGGAGTCCAACACACCCGGGATTGGCTGGCGCGTGATGACGCTGGCTGTGGACGTTCAAGGTGCTAGAGTGGAAGTGCACCGCCGGTAA